From Rhodamnia argentea isolate NSW1041297 chromosome 10, ASM2092103v1, whole genome shotgun sequence, a single genomic window includes:
- the LOC115739165 gene encoding sm-like protein LSM36B isoform X2 — protein MSGGGEKGSATTKTPADFLKSIRGRPVVVKLNSGVDYRGILACLDGYMNIAMEQTEEYVNGQLKNKYGDAFIRGNNVLYISTSKRTLADGA, from the exons ATGAGCGGAGGAGGAGAGAAAGGCTCGGCCACCACCAAAACCCCCGCAGATTTCCTGAAATCTATCCGCGGGAGACCGGTCGTCGTCAAACTGAATTCTGGGGTGGATTATCGAG GTATTCTGGCCTGCCTGGATGGATATATGAACATAGCAATGGAACAGACGGAAGAGTACGTCAATGGGCAGCTGAAAAATAAGTATGGAGATGCTTTTATTCGAGGAAATAATG TTCTGTACATCAGCACTTCAAAGCGGACTCTGGCGGATGGGGCTTAG